The following are encoded together in the Triticum dicoccoides isolate Atlit2015 ecotype Zavitan chromosome 6B, WEW_v2.0, whole genome shotgun sequence genome:
- the LOC119322943 gene encoding uncharacterized protein LOC119322943, with protein sequence MDRSCYFPLRWESTGDQWWYASPIDWAAADGHYDIVRQLLHLDPNLLIKLTSLRRIRRLEALWDDDARFVHAPRHRASVARGLLLECECKHGAENTLLRAGYGGWLLYTAASAGDAGFVQELLDRDPLLVFGEGEYGVTDMFYAAARGGNADLFRMLLDHAMSPRCSTYGRDGDVAGGRASVFRLEMMSRAVHAAARGGSVRMLKELIDGRSDVSAYLDIRGSTVLHAAAGRGQLEVVKYLMASFDMINSTDNQGNTALHVAAYRGHLPVVNELVAASPSAISALNNAGDTFLHSAIAGFRTPGFRRLDRQLELTKHLIQERAADIGKIINLRNDAGLTALHMAVVGCVHPDLVELLMTTPSIDLNVQDADGMTPLALLKEQLRSTTSERLIKQIVSAGGVLSSSVLRSRSAVVSQIKMRGGIAISPGTMFKISDAEILLHSGIAATESRRASSCSSDGKCDPVHADANGEGDENHGSSEKRLSSASRAKDRLKMMLRWPRHRDKMSRTPRKSEDGGPLDTIQKLNKHVADTPTPLRQAFTKTTALNNKRTLAVKSSVPSSASKKKLIHGIMEAMPHLAASSASTRSPPSTLPRSSMSSAPTSTKLKDICFEEDESTMVTPPFGKLKDIILDNDDGADEPSCSNSSLADEGVGVAARRNHGCGNGRLINICFGAQGLTVEDSASGQQTSKMFKQQCLRVS encoded by the exons ATGGACCGCTCCTGCTACTTCCCGCTACGGTGGGAGAGCACCGGCGACCAGTGGTGGTACGCCTCGCCCATCGACTGGGCGGCGGCCGACGGCCACTACGACATCGTCCGCCAGCTGCTGCACCTCGACCCCAACCTGCTCATCAAGCTCACCTCGctccgccggatccgccgcctcgAGGCGCTCTGGGACGACGACGCACGCTTCGTCCACGCGCCGCGCCACCGCGCCTCCGTCGCCCGGGGCCTGCTGCTGGAGTGTGAGTGCAAGCACGGCGCCGAGAACACGCTGCTCCGGGCCGGCTACGGCGGCTGGCTGCTCTACACGGCCGCGTCCGCGGGGGACGCGGGCTTCGTGCAGGAGCTGCTCGACAGGGACCCGCTGCTCGTCTTCGGCGAGGGCGAGTACGGCGTCACCGACATGTTCtacgcggcggcgaggggcggcaacGCCGACCTGTTCAGGATGCTGCTGGACCATGCCATGTCCCCGAGGTGCTCGACGTATGGTCGCGACGGGGATGTCGCCGGCGGCCGCGCCTCGGTGTTCCGGCTGGAGATGATGAGCAGGGCTGTACACGCTGCCGCGAGAGGAGGGAGCGTGCGCATGCTGAAGGAGCTCATCGACGGTCGCTCCGACGTGTCGGCGTACCTTGATATCCGTGGATCCACCGTGCTTCATGCTGCTGCTGGGAGAGGGCAGCTCGAG GTTGTCAAGTACCTGATGGCCTCTTTCGACATGATCAACTCAACTGACAACCAAGGGAACACTGCACTACATGTAGCGGCCTACCGAGGGCATCTGCCCGTTGTAAACGAACTGGTTGCTGCATCTCCATCAGCCATATCAGCTCTCAACAATGCAGGTGATACGTTCCTCCACTCGGCGATCGCAGGGTTCCGAACCCCGGGGTTCCGCCGCCTCGACCGGCAACTGGAGCTCACCAAGCATCTCATTCAAGAGAGAGCCGCAGACATCGGGAAGATCATCAACCTGAGAAACGACGCGGGCCTTACCGCCCTACACATGGCTGTGGTTGGCTGCGTGCATCCGGACCTCGTCGAGCTCCTGATGACCACGCCGTCCATCGACCTTAACGTCCAAGACGCTGACGGCATGACCCCGCTGGCGCTGCTCAAGGAGCAGCTGCGATCAACCACGTCGGAGAGACTCATCAAGCAGATAGTCTCCGCCGGAGGGGTGCTGAGCTCGAGCGTGCTGAGAAGCCGGTCGGCCGTCGTTTCGCAGATAAAGATGCGGGGAGGGATCGCGATCAGTCCGGGCACCATGTTCAAGATATCGGATGCGGAGATATTGTTGCACTCGGGCATTGCGGCGACGGAGTCCCGAAGGGCTAGCTCGTGCTCTAGCGATGGCAAGTGTGACCCTGTACATGCGGATGCAAACGGCGAAGGTGACGAGAACCATGGATCGTCGGAGAAGAGGCTCAGCTCTGCCAGCCGAGCCAAGGACCGTCTCAAGATGATGCTGCGGTGGCCTCGCCACAGGGACAAGATGTCCAGGACGCCGAGGAAATCCGAGGACGGCGGCCCGCTGGACACCATCCAGAAGCTGAACAAGCATGTCGCCGACACCCCGACTCCGCTCAGGCAGGCCTTCACCAAGACGACGGCGCTCAACAACAAGCGCACGCTCGCGGTCAAAAGCTCCGTCCCCAGCTCGGCCAGCAAGAAGAAGCTCATCCACGGCATCATGGAGGCCATGCCGCACCTCGCGGCGTCGTCGGCATCGACCCGGTCCCCGCCGAGCACCCTCCCGAGGTCCTCCATGTCGTCCGCGCCGACGTCCACCAAGCTCAAGGACATCTGCTTCGAAGAAGACGAGAGCACGATGGTGACGCCGCCGTTCGGCAAGCTCAAGGACATCATCCTGGACAACGACGACGGCGCGGACGAGCCGTCGTGCTCGAACTCATCCTTGGCCGACGAGGGGGTCGGCGTGGCCGCCCGGAGGAACCACGGCTGCGGGAACGGGAGGCTCATCAACATCTGCTTCGGCGCGCAGGGGCTCACGGTGGAAGACTCTGCCAGCGGGCAGCAGACGAGCAAGATGTTCAAGCAGCAGTGCCTCCGGGTGTCCTGA